One region of Wyeomyia smithii strain HCP4-BCI-WySm-NY-G18 chromosome 3, ASM2978416v1, whole genome shotgun sequence genomic DNA includes:
- the LOC129728332 gene encoding uncharacterized protein K02A2.6-like translates to MSDQDLKNAILRLTELVVNQQEQIQLLKRTGQASQPGSEKIIESLATGIEDFYYDPDGGVFFDAWFARYEDVFKFHERYVNSILPRHPRDFGLDETVKKLKKLFGHQTSLFNDRYRCLQYTKNEADDFSSYAASVNKHCEAFQLTKLTDDQFKALRFVCGLQSPRDADIRTRLIGKLEAEEHAPPADGTKLTLENLVEECHRFNSLKQDTKLVEKPVPEKSVVNAVSTKPAKKKQPKSPCWFCGDLHFVKECSYQDHNCNKCKRKGHKEGYCSSAESKSKPAKKFEKQKYKAFVKSKGISVKRIDLQGKRKYVIVGINGKEAVLQLDCASDITIISTQTWEAIGKPAIRETDITAISASGDKINMAGEFLADITIRSVTKAGIVYVSSSPDLNVLGIETIDLFHLWSIPFNSLVNAVHQKPEDIEQKLRTKFPEVFQSTLGRCTKAKVKLYLKPNVRPVYCPKRPVAYAALPKVDAELQRLQDKGIISPVKFSDWATPIVVVRKSDNVSVRICGDYSTSSLCALKTLDTLTSFHD, encoded by the exons ATGTCCGACCAGGATTTGAAAAACGCGATTCTCCGACTAACCGAACTGGTAGTCAACCAACAAGAGCAGATTCAACTCCTCAAGCGAACCGGTCAAGCCAGCCAACCGGGAAGCGAGAAGATAATCGAATCGTTGGCCACGGGAATTGAAGATTTTTACTACGATCCTGACGGTGGAGTGTTCTTCGACGCGTGGTTTGCTCGCTACGAAGATGTCTTCAAG TTCCACGAGCGATACGTAAATAGTATCTTGCCAAGACATCCCCGCGATTTTGGCCTGGACGAAACGGTGAAGAAACTTAAGAAACTTTTTGGTCATCAAACCTCGCTGTTCAACGATCGTTACCGTTGTCTTCAGTATACTAAGAACGAAGCAGacgatttttcaagttatgctgCCTCTGTGAACAAGCATTGCGAAGCATTCCAACTCACCAAGCTCACCGATGACCAATTCAAGGCGCTACGTTTTGTTTGCGGTCTACAATCTCCCCGCGATGCAGACATCCGAACTCGATTGATCGGCAAATTGGAAGCTGAAGAGCATGCTCCGCCAGCAGACGGCACAAAGCTAACCTTGGAAAATCTCGTCGAGGAGTGTCATCGGTTCAACAGTCTAAAGCAGGACACCAAGTTGGTAGAGAAGCCCGTTCCGGAAAAATCCGTCGTCAACGCTGTTTCCACCAAGCCTGCTAAGAAAAAACAACCGAAATCTCCGTGCTGGTTTTGCGGTGATTTACATTTCGTAAAGGAATGTTCCTATCAAGACCACAATTGCAACAAGTGCAAACGAAAAGGGCATAAAGAAGGTTACTGCTCATCCGCTGAATCAAAATCAAAGCCAGCAAAGAAGTTCGAAAAACAAAAGTACAAGGCATTTGTGAAGTCCAAAGGAATTTCAGTGAAACGCATCGATCTTCAAGGGAAGAGGAAATACGTTATTGTTGGAATCAATGGCAAAGAAGCTGTCCTTCAGTTAGATTGCGCTTCTGATATCACCATTATTTCTACGCAGACCTGGGAGGCGATAGGCAAACCAGCCATCAGAGAAACTGACATAACCGCCATCAGCGCTTCCGGAGACAAGATTAACATGGCTGGTGAGTTCCTTGCAGACATAACCATCCGAAGCGTGACAAAAGCTGGCATTGTCTATGTGTCATCAAGCCCGGATTTGAATGTCCTTGGAATTGAAACAATCGATCTATTCCATCTATGGTCGATTCCTTTCAACTCACTGGTCAATGCTGTGCATCAGAAGCCGGAAGACATTGAGCAAAAGCTGCGTACGAAGTTCCCGGAAGTGTTCCAGAGCACACTTGGCCGGTGTACCAAGGCAAAAGTTAAACTCTACCTGAAGCCCAACGTCCGTCCCGTGTACTGTCCCAAGAGACCAGTTGCATATGCTGCTCTTCCCAAGGTGGATGCCGAACTTCAACGTCTTCAGGACAAGGGAATTATCTCACCAGTGAAGTTTTCCGACTGGGCAACTCCAATAGTAGTGGTCCGTAAGTCAGACAACGTTTCCGTCCGTATCTGTGGCGACTATTCTACATCCAGTTTGTGCGCACTGAAGACTTTGGACACGCTGACCTCCTTTCACGACTAA
- the LOC129728333 gene encoding uncharacterized protein K02A2.6-like has translation MEADVNTVLSDSTSSLPVTSEMIATETSKDPVLQSVVFHINEGWPNHSKAINDPVVQKFFIRRDSLLIVQGCIMLGDRVVVPNRFRKRILQQLHRGHPGMERMKSLARSFVYWPNIDDAVEKYVRCCRPCAEAAKSPRKTDLESWPIPSKPWERVHIDYAGPINGYYYFLVIDAYSKWPEIYRTRSTNTTKTLEMLDEIFSRFGNPKILVSDNGSQFVSARFKQFCDEAGITHLTIAPYHPQSNGQAERFVDTLKRGLKKLREGGNPATFRHLQTFLSVYRSTPNRSARDHKSPAELFLGRPLTTTLDLLKPRKSSTPAVNSKQNNQFNQHHGTVKREFSADDLVYAEVHHHNQTSWVPGKVIERKGSVMYAVLLDTGRLIRSHTNQLRQRHLESISEATESNLPWTVLLEEFGMQNLCTPCSDETADPDSKETQQPPEMLPEVAHPIQQLPEVLHPAEPTLDQEKVLAPEVVVEGINPQCSNQPVRNRRLPAWLGSYDLF, from the coding sequence ATGGAAGCCGATGTCAACACCGTTCTCAGTGATTCTACTTCAAGTCTACCTGTGACGTCTGAAATGATCGCTACTGAAACATCGAAAGATCCTGTTCTCCAGTCGGTGGTGTTCCATATCAATGAAGGATGGCCCAATCATTCCAAAGCAATTAATGATCCAGTTGTCCAAAAATTCTTTATCCGCCGAGACAGTCTGCTGATCGTCCAAGGTTGCATCATGCTCGGCGATAGAGTTGTTGTGCCAAACCGCTTTCGCAAACGCATTCTTCAGCAACTACATCGAGGCCATCCGGGGATGGAGCGAATGAAATCCCTAGCAAGAAGTTTCGTGTACTGGCCTAACATCGATGATGCCGTCGAAAAATATGTTCGATGCTGCAGACCCTGTGCTGAAGCTGCTAAATCACCACGCAAGACGGACCTGGAGTCGTGGCCCATTCCATCGAAGCCGTGGGAACGAGTCCATATCGATTATGCTGGCCCGATTAATGGATACTACTACTTTCTGGTAATTGACGCATATTCAAAATGGCCAGAAATCTACCGCACTCGAAGCACAAACACAACGAAAACGTTGGAAATGCTAGACGAGATTTTTTCAAGATTTGGCaatccaaaaattctggtttcggATAATGGCTCGCAATTTGTTAGCGCCCGATTCAAGCAATTCTGTGATGAAGCTGGAATCACCCACTTAACAATTGCGCCCTACCATCCACAGTCTAATGGACAGGCTGAGCGCTTTGTGGACACTTTGAAAAGAGGACTCAAGAAGTTACGAGAGGGAGGAAATCCAGCAACTTTCCGACATCTTCAAACTTTCCTTTCCGTTTACCGGTCCACACCCAATCGAAGTGCTCGTGATCATAAGTCACCTGCAGAACTTTTTCTAGGTAGACCCCTCACTACTACACTGGATCTTCTTAAGCCCCGAAAATCAAGCACACCAGCTGTAAATAGTAAGCAGAATAACCAGTTCAATCAACACCATGGTACCGTCAAGAGAGAGTTCTCCGCTGATGATTTAGTGTACGCAGAGGTTCATCATCACAATCAAACCTCATGGGTTCCTGGCAAGGTGATTGAGAGAAAAGGCTCCGTCATGTATGCTGTACTTCTGGACACCGGTCGTCTCATCCGTTCTCATACGAATCAGCTACGACAGCGTCATCTAGAATCCATTAGTGAAGCTACTGAATCAAATTTACCATGGACCGTGCTGCTTGAGGAATTTGGAATGCAAAATCTGTGTACTCCATGTTCGGATGAAACTGCCGATCCTGATTCCAAAGAAACTCAACAACCGCCTGAAATGCTGCCAGAAGTGGCACACCCAATTCAACAATTGCCTGAAGTATTGCACCCTGCCGAACCAACATTGGACCAAGAAAAGGTTCTAGCACCAGAAGTCGTTGTTGAAGGCATCAATCCGCAGTGCTCCAATCAACCCGTTCGTAACCGAAGGCTTCCGGCATGGCTCGGATCCTACGATCTCTTTTAA